From Priestia filamentosa, a single genomic window includes:
- a CDS encoding iron chaperone — translation MQYEAKTPKEYFELLDDDWRKEKLLIVREFILENAPELEEGIQYKMLCYGSETFNLFHLNAQKSYVSLYVGNIGKIEDANKFLTGLDYGKGCIRIKKSVDLHNSGLEDFVKKIIFTWRAGNDTSC, via the coding sequence ATGCAATACGAAGCTAAAACCCCAAAAGAATATTTTGAACTACTAGACGATGACTGGAGAAAAGAGAAGCTATTAATTGTAAGAGAATTTATTTTAGAAAATGCGCCAGAACTTGAGGAGGGCATTCAATATAAAATGCTTTGTTATGGGAGTGAAACCTTCAATTTATTTCACTTGAATGCTCAAAAATCTTATGTGAGTCTATACGTGGGCAACATTGGAAAAATAGAAGATGCCAATAAGTTTCTAACCGGATTGGATTATGGAAAAGGGTGCATACGCATAAAAAAATCAGTTGATTTACATAATAGTGGACTTGAAGATTTTGTGAAAAAGATTATATTTACTTGGAGAGCGGGCAATGATACTTCTTGCTAG
- the nikB gene encoding nickel ABC transporter permease — MVQIIVRKFLEVFIFMLFITFVSFLFIRLAPGDPVLTILNVDELSVSQEQVEMWREEMGFNKPLLVQYGYWLLNFVQLDFGQSYVTGQPVIEMILTGLPATVELTIGSMIVMLAVSIPLGSLSALYRDSWIDQASRILSIIGAAIPSFWLGLIFIDLISVRFSWLPTMGRDGLPSLILPSLTLGLAISSVYVRLLRSSLLDSLGQEFIRSARARGLSDKRIFLVHAFRHSLPPVITVFGVSLGSLIGGVVVIEVLFAYPGIGKLVVDAIRQRDYPLIQGYILIMSAVVFIVNTCVDLSYRYLNPEMKLKETESNR; from the coding sequence ATGGTTCAAATTATTGTTCGAAAGTTTCTTGAAGTTTTTATTTTTATGTTGTTTATTACCTTTGTAAGCTTTTTATTTATTAGGCTTGCACCTGGAGATCCTGTGTTGACTATTCTAAATGTTGATGAACTGTCTGTTAGTCAAGAACAGGTGGAAATGTGGAGAGAAGAAATGGGATTCAACAAGCCTTTACTCGTTCAATACGGATATTGGCTTCTTAATTTTGTTCAACTTGATTTCGGTCAATCATATGTTACTGGTCAACCTGTAATAGAGATGATTTTAACTGGTCTTCCCGCTACAGTTGAATTAACAATTGGGTCAATGATCGTTATGTTGGCAGTATCCATTCCATTAGGTTCCTTATCAGCCCTGTATCGGGATAGCTGGATTGATCAGGCTAGTAGAATACTATCGATTATTGGAGCTGCTATTCCTAGTTTTTGGTTAGGTCTTATTTTTATCGATTTAATTAGTGTACGTTTTAGTTGGCTTCCAACAATGGGGAGAGACGGACTACCCTCATTAATCTTACCATCGCTTACACTTGGTTTAGCTATTTCTAGTGTATATGTCCGCTTGCTTCGGTCAAGCTTACTTGATTCTCTTGGTCAAGAATTTATTCGTTCAGCAAGAGCTCGTGGTCTGTCGGATAAACGAATCTTTTTAGTCCATGCCTTTCGACATAGTCTCCCTCCAGTTATTACTGTATTTGGGGTGAGTTTAGGAAGCTTAATCGGTGGTGTAGTGGTGATTGAAGTTCTATTTGCATATCCGGGTATCGGAAAACTTGTAGTTGATGCAATACGCCAACGAGATTATCCACTCATACAAGGATATATTTTAATCATGTCTGCTGTGGTTTTTATTGTAAATACATGTGTTGATTTGTCTTATCGATATTTGAACCCAGAAATGAAATTAAAAGAAACGGAGAGTAATAGATGA
- a CDS encoding FMN-binding negative transcriptional regulator, with protein MYIPKYFKVTNVDEIWGFVQENSFGTLVTTKQGKPIATHLPLQLVKEGDTYYITGHVAYGNPQWRTFEACENVLVMFQGPHAYISSSWYKQENVPTWNYQAVHVYGTACILNEEELKQDLTKLLQKYEKHRKNPVLWDKLSPKVLEKELKGIVGFKIKVQEIQAANKLSQNRNEEDYQNIVNNLYEEKDLNSQQMAQLMERKLKEDK; from the coding sequence ATGTATATTCCAAAATATTTTAAGGTTACAAATGTTGATGAGATATGGGGATTTGTTCAAGAAAACTCCTTTGGCACGTTGGTCACAACAAAACAGGGGAAACCCATTGCCACTCATTTGCCCTTGCAGTTAGTGAAAGAAGGAGATACTTACTATATAACAGGTCATGTCGCTTATGGGAACCCTCAATGGAGAACATTTGAAGCCTGTGAAAATGTCTTGGTGATGTTCCAAGGACCACATGCTTATATCTCTTCTTCTTGGTACAAGCAGGAAAATGTGCCAACATGGAACTATCAAGCTGTACATGTATATGGGACAGCTTGCATTTTGAACGAAGAAGAGTTAAAACAGGACCTGACAAAGTTGTTGCAAAAATACGAAAAACATCGTAAGAATCCGGTTTTATGGGATAAGCTTTCTCCTAAAGTTTTAGAAAAAGAGCTAAAAGGGATTGTGGGATTTAAGATTAAAGTACAAGAAATTCAAGCTGCCAACAAACTAAGTCAAAATCGTAATGAAGAGGACTATCAGAACATTGTTAATAACCTCTATGAAGAAAAGGATTTAAATTCTCAACAAATGGCACAATTGATGGAGCGGAAGTTAAAAGAGGACAAATAA
- the nikA gene encoding nickel ABC transporter substrate-binding protein produces the protein MVRNRDCYRIYNIFHRYIRNNFLKIGFLVIFAGLLSACENSATETKNKEEGKHVHFLYNFSTNSLDPHVDSSYVPLRAGITETLVRLDEKNLTIKPWLAESWEGKDGQHWTIKLREDVKFQNGKKMDAKAVKASLDRALKESVAVKNALKIDNIQANEYSLHITTTEPFPEFVSELVNPNVSIIDVTEGDIVNKPIGTGPFTLESFIPGSKLELKRYNDYWDGASKLDSVTFSFNEDANARSLALKSGQVDIVYRPEVETLETLKARDGIKVESTATFRVHQMTMNMQRKSLQDVNVRRAVDALIDRQKIVDTILLGHAEVAQGPFLPFLPFAPKYENSQVEKGADVAIKHLKKAGYKLKDGKMQKNGEPLKFTLLTYSARADLPLIAQVFQSDAKKIGIDVEIKQIDIPEEYMASHRDWDLATYSNLTAPRGDAGYYLNATYHPTGALNFSGASDPKLTAIIDRLNQTVSQQERATLSEQAANYINERVINSFVLHPSTIVAYNQDKVKYWVTTRSEYYMITNKLDVK, from the coding sequence ATGGTTAGAAATAGAGACTGTTATAGGATTTATAATATTTTTCATAGGTACATTAGAAATAATTTTTTAAAAATAGGATTCTTAGTAATTTTTGCGGGTTTATTGAGTGCTTGTGAGAACTCAGCAACAGAAACTAAAAATAAGGAAGAAGGTAAACACGTTCATTTTCTGTATAATTTCTCTACTAATTCTCTTGATCCACATGTAGATTCAAGTTATGTTCCATTAAGAGCAGGAATAACAGAAACACTAGTTCGATTAGATGAAAAAAATTTAACCATTAAACCATGGCTAGCTGAAAGCTGGGAAGGTAAAGATGGTCAACACTGGACAATTAAACTCCGTGAAGATGTTAAATTTCAAAATGGTAAGAAAATGGATGCTAAAGCAGTTAAAGCTTCTCTCGACCGTGCACTTAAAGAGAGTGTTGCTGTGAAAAACGCACTGAAAATTGATAATATTCAAGCAAATGAATACTCCTTACATATTACAACTACTGAACCATTTCCAGAGTTTGTCTCAGAACTTGTAAACCCTAATGTTTCAATTATTGATGTAACAGAAGGTGATATTGTTAACAAACCTATAGGTACAGGGCCTTTTACATTAGAGAGTTTCATCCCTGGAAGCAAACTGGAACTAAAACGTTACAATGATTATTGGGATGGAGCTTCAAAGCTCGACTCTGTAACCTTCTCATTTAATGAAGATGCAAATGCTCGTTCACTTGCCTTAAAGTCTGGGCAGGTAGACATTGTTTATCGTCCCGAAGTAGAAACTCTTGAAACACTAAAAGCAAGAGATGGTATTAAAGTTGAGTCCACAGCAACTTTTCGTGTACATCAGATGACAATGAACATGCAACGTAAAAGTTTACAGGATGTCAATGTACGACGAGCTGTAGATGCGTTAATTGACCGACAAAAAATTGTGGATACTATTCTGCTTGGTCATGCTGAAGTTGCTCAAGGTCCGTTTCTCCCTTTCCTTCCCTTCGCTCCAAAGTATGAAAATAGTCAAGTGGAAAAAGGTGCAGACGTAGCTATAAAACATTTAAAGAAAGCCGGTTATAAGCTTAAAGACGGAAAAATGCAAAAGAATGGAGAACCACTTAAATTTACCTTACTAACTTATTCAGCAAGAGCCGATTTACCATTAATTGCTCAAGTTTTTCAATCAGATGCAAAAAAAATTGGGATTGATGTTGAGATAAAACAAATCGACATTCCAGAGGAATATATGGCATCACACCGTGATTGGGATTTGGCTACTTATAGTAATTTGACAGCTCCTCGTGGAGATGCAGGTTATTATTTAAATGCCACTTATCACCCCACTGGTGCTCTAAACTTTAGTGGTGCAAGTGATCCGAAATTGACAGCTATCATTGATAGACTCAATCAAACAGTCAGTCAACAAGAACGAGCTACACTTTCAGAGCAGGCAGCTAATTATATAAATGAGCGTGTAATCAATTCGTTTGTTTTACATCCTTCAACAATCGTTGCCTACAATCAAGATAAAGTTAAGTATTGGGTAACTACCCGTAGTGAATATTACATGATTACAAATAAACTGGATGTGAAGTAG
- the nikC gene encoding nickel transporter permease, which produces MKGLSVHLFNEKKPVWQGVIGLLSIFFVILVSIYTFYFLKHDPTLTNLDERLQAVSFQHPLGTDHLGRDVLTRLLLGGIQTIGYSSLALIVALLIGIPFGLISGYKRGLVDRIFMRIADGFLAFPDTIVAIVLSGLLGPGIGNLVLAIVLVKWVSYARLVRSTVLSESQKDYVLVAKINGLSSIKIMQKHLFPHIVGNVLVLASLDLGKIILLISSLSYIGLGAQPPTPEWGAMLNDSRPYFESKPELMLYPGLAIVVVVLLTNMLGDYLRDHFDVKKEIRK; this is translated from the coding sequence ATGAAGGGTCTTTCTGTGCATTTGTTTAATGAAAAAAAGCCTGTCTGGCAAGGGGTAATTGGATTGCTATCCATTTTCTTTGTAATTTTAGTCTCTATTTATACTTTTTACTTTTTAAAGCATGATCCTACATTAACAAATCTTGATGAACGTCTCCAAGCAGTGAGCTTCCAGCACCCACTTGGTACAGACCATCTTGGTAGAGATGTTTTGACTAGACTATTGTTAGGCGGGATTCAGACAATTGGGTATAGTTCTCTAGCACTCATTGTTGCTCTCCTTATTGGAATCCCCTTTGGTCTTATTTCAGGATATAAACGTGGGCTAGTTGATCGGATATTTATGAGAATTGCCGATGGATTTTTAGCCTTCCCTGATACAATTGTTGCTATTGTCTTAAGTGGTTTGCTTGGACCTGGAATAGGTAACCTTGTCCTTGCTATTGTACTGGTTAAATGGGTAAGTTATGCTCGTCTAGTCCGTAGCACAGTGTTATCAGAATCCCAAAAAGATTATGTTTTGGTTGCAAAAATCAACGGGCTCTCTTCAATTAAAATTATGCAGAAGCATTTATTTCCCCATATTGTAGGAAACGTTCTTGTTTTGGCAAGTCTTGATTTAGGTAAAATCATTCTTCTCATTTCCTCTCTATCCTATATAGGGCTAGGGGCACAACCGCCAACTCCTGAATGGGGAGCAATGCTAAACGACTCACGCCCCTACTTTGAGTCAAAACCTGAATTAATGTTATACCCTGGTTTAGCCATTGTAGTTGTAGTATTACTGACTAACATGCTGGGAGACTATTTACGTGATCATTTTGATGTGAAAAAGGAGATACGCAAATGA
- a CDS encoding ABC transporter ATP-binding protein gives MNLLTVHELKKSYQAKKTILDNISFKLNKGECLGLVGESGCGKSTLARCLLRIEPIDSGSIYFKDKAIEQLNDRQLYPYRRKIQIVLQNPSASLNPKLKIKDSLIDPYAQFKNDLNLIHFSYTSKDTFIKQLLEVVELPSSLADRYPHELSGGQRQRITIARAISIEPEFIVLDEPTASLDVISQGAILTLLTNLRKALNLSYLFISHDLAAVKEMSQRVMVMKDGKLVDQFDNEQLFNEERHSYTKELISIF, from the coding sequence ATGAATTTACTTACTGTACACGAATTAAAAAAATCATATCAGGCTAAGAAAACCATTCTTGATAACATCTCATTTAAACTGAACAAGGGAGAATGTCTAGGTCTTGTCGGTGAAAGTGGCTGTGGTAAGAGCACATTAGCCCGCTGCCTGCTCCGAATTGAACCGATTGATAGCGGATCAATTTATTTTAAGGATAAGGCAATTGAGCAATTGAATGATCGACAGTTATATCCTTATCGAAGAAAGATTCAAATTGTGTTGCAAAATCCCTCAGCCTCTTTAAATCCAAAACTTAAAATAAAAGATTCACTTATTGATCCTTATGCTCAATTTAAGAATGACCTTAATCTTATACATTTTTCCTATACTTCAAAGGATACCTTTATAAAGCAGCTTCTTGAAGTCGTTGAGTTACCATCTAGCTTGGCAGATCGATATCCTCACGAGCTAAGTGGAGGTCAGCGACAACGTATAACAATTGCTCGTGCTATTAGTATTGAACCTGAATTTATTGTTTTAGATGAGCCCACAGCAAGTCTTGACGTTATCTCTCAAGGAGCAATACTTACTTTATTAACAAACCTTCGGAAAGCGTTAAATCTTTCATACTTGTTTATTTCTCATGATCTTGCTGCTGTCAAAGAAATGAGTCAACGGGTTATGGTCATGAAAGATGGCAAACTTGTTGATCAATTCGACAATGAACAATTATTTAATGAGGAACGCCATTCATATACAAAAGAGCTCATTTCAATTTTTTGA
- a CDS encoding GNAT family N-acetyltransferase produces MTINIKKCTFEDLRKLQEISYETFNETFKHQNSPENMEAYLEKAFNLEQVEKELSNTSSHFFFVYVDNEIAGYLKVNTDDAQSEEMGDESLEIERIYIKNNFQKQGLGKYLFNKAIDMAIEHNKKKIWLGVWEKNENAFIFYKKMGFVQTGAHSFYMGDEEQVDFIMVKTHG; encoded by the coding sequence ATGACAATAAATATAAAAAAATGTACCTTTGAAGATTTACGAAAACTTCAAGAAATTAGTTATGAAACATTTAATGAAACTTTTAAGCATCAGAATTCACCTGAAAATATGGAAGCCTATTTGGAAAAGGCTTTTAACTTAGAACAAGTAGAGAAAGAATTATCTAATACGTCTTCACACTTCTTTTTTGTTTATGTTGATAACGAAATTGCAGGCTATTTAAAGGTCAATACCGATGATGCTCAGTCTGAAGAGATGGGGGATGAATCCCTTGAAATTGAAAGGATTTATATAAAGAACAACTTTCAAAAACAGGGGCTTGGTAAATATCTATTCAATAAAGCAATAGATATGGCAATAGAACATAATAAAAAGAAAATCTGGCTAGGCGTATGGGAGAAAAACGAAAATGCTTTCATCTTTTATAAGAAAATGGGATTCGTTCAAACTGGAGCCCACTCTTTTTATATGGGGGATGAAGAACAAGTAGACTTTATAATGGTTAAAACACACGGATAA
- a CDS encoding MerR family transcriptional regulator: MKELFTIGEISKLFHMKISTLRYYDEIGLLRPQFTDDKTHYRYYSTQQFERLDSIKYLRALGVPISELLEFFNYRDIDNLVMMLKNQQAEIAQKKMELETIERKISQRLLQINHAINTPLDTIAEVKLPQRHVAYLQHDYSPSEDIEFPISELRTNFNLKTNIFIGKIGLSISISDLYAGAFNKYSSVFMTVEEDDEVASPTTIFPSREYLQICFKGTHIDAPPYYKKLMEYMRDHQYKLIDDSMEITLIDYGVTNDLNKYVTEILVPYSRL; encoded by the coding sequence ATGAAAGAACTTTTTACGATTGGAGAGATATCAAAACTATTCCATATGAAAATCTCCACTCTCAGATATTATGACGAAATTGGTCTTTTACGTCCCCAGTTTACAGATGATAAGACTCATTACCGTTATTATTCAACCCAGCAATTTGAAAGACTAGATTCAATTAAATACCTAAGGGCACTAGGTGTACCAATAAGCGAGCTTTTAGAGTTTTTTAACTACCGGGACATTGATAATCTGGTTATGATGTTAAAGAATCAACAAGCTGAAATAGCTCAGAAAAAAATGGAGTTAGAAACAATTGAAAGGAAAATTTCTCAGCGTCTACTGCAGATTAACCATGCTATTAATACACCACTTGATACCATTGCTGAGGTGAAACTACCTCAGCGGCATGTAGCTTATCTTCAGCATGACTATAGTCCAAGTGAAGATATTGAATTTCCTATCTCAGAGTTACGTACTAATTTCAATCTTAAAACAAATATTTTTATAGGGAAAATAGGCCTTTCCATTTCAATATCTGACTTGTATGCGGGGGCTTTTAATAAGTATTCAAGTGTTTTTATGACAGTAGAAGAGGACGATGAAGTGGCATCTCCTACCACTATTTTTCCTTCTAGAGAATATCTTCAAATCTGCTTTAAAGGCACCCATATAGATGCGCCTCCTTATTATAAGAAGTTGATGGAATATATGAGAGATCATCAATACAAACTAATTGATGATTCAATGGAGATAACCTTGATTGATTATGGAGTGACGAATGACTTAAATAAATATGTCACCGAAATATTAGTGCCCTATAGTCGTTTGTGA
- a CDS encoding MarR family winged helix-turn-helix transcriptional regulator: MKEILREIGMIARALDSISNIEFKEYDLTKGQYLYLVRICENPGIIQEKLVEMIKVDRTTASRAIKKLEMNGFIEKKEDKHNKKIKKLFPTEKGKKVYPFIKRENDYSNIVALKGLSEREVETIFHLLQRVRKNIEKDWEFVKKGNKRNY; this comes from the coding sequence ATGAAGGAGATTCTTCGTGAAATTGGAATGATAGCAAGGGCTTTAGATTCTATAAGTAATATAGAATTTAAAGAATATGACCTTACAAAAGGACAGTATTTGTACCTTGTGCGAATATGTGAAAACCCAGGAATCATTCAAGAAAAGTTAGTTGAGATGATAAAAGTAGATCGAACAACAGCCTCTCGTGCTATCAAAAAACTTGAAATGAATGGCTTTATTGAAAAGAAAGAAGATAAACATAACAAAAAAATTAAAAAACTCTTTCCAACAGAGAAAGGGAAAAAGGTATATCCATTTATAAAAAGAGAAAATGATTATTCCAATATCGTTGCCTTAAAGGGATTGTCCGAAAGAGAAGTAGAAACCATTTTTCATCTTCTTCAAAGAGTAAGAAAAAATATAGAAAAAGACTGGGAGTTTGTAAAAAAAGGCAACAAGAGAAATTATTGA
- a CDS encoding ABC transporter ATP-binding protein: protein MILSIERVSITSREKKIVDNVSLSIRKGEWYALVGQSGSGKSLLSQSIGQLLHSNLQIEGKISFKGENLLDFSPKQMRTIRGQKISYIFQDYQGSFTPFRTISQHFEEYQKTHGIHDPKNRELNAKKELEAVGLDETLYNRYPFQLSGGQLQRVSIALALLLSPDLLIADEITTALDSVSGHRILELLAKRQKEKGCTILFITHDWRHVKRYATRLAVMKEGKIVESGNKHRILDHPRHEYTKHLIQAAPTLGRGLPSGLPEVENK, encoded by the coding sequence ATGATTTTATCAATTGAGAGAGTATCTATTACCAGTAGGGAAAAGAAGATTGTTGATAACGTGTCCCTTTCGATTCGCAAAGGAGAATGGTATGCGCTTGTTGGGCAAAGTGGAAGTGGAAAAAGTCTATTATCGCAATCAATTGGACAACTTCTTCATTCTAATTTACAGATAGAAGGAAAGATTTCTTTTAAAGGAGAGAACTTACTTGATTTCTCACCAAAGCAAATGCGAACAATACGTGGTCAAAAAATTTCTTATATTTTTCAAGATTATCAAGGTTCTTTTACACCATTTCGTACCATTTCTCAACATTTTGAAGAATACCAGAAAACTCATGGGATTCATGATCCAAAAAACCGTGAGTTAAATGCAAAGAAAGAACTTGAAGCTGTTGGGCTAGACGAAACACTATACAACCGATATCCCTTTCAATTAAGTGGTGGACAACTTCAACGTGTTTCAATTGCATTGGCACTTTTACTATCTCCAGATTTATTAATTGCCGATGAAATAACAACTGCGCTTGATAGTGTTTCTGGACACCGAATTTTAGAATTACTTGCCAAACGGCAAAAAGAAAAAGGATGTACCATATTATTTATTACACATGATTGGCGACATGTTAAGAGATATGCAACTCGCTTAGCAGTAATGAAGGAAGGGAAAATTGTTGAATCAGGTAATAAACATCGTATACTTGATCATCCAAGGCATGAATATACCAAGCACTTAATTCAAGCAGCTCCTACCCTTGGACGTGGGCTCCCTTCCGGTTTACCGGAGGTTGAAAACAAATGA
- a CDS encoding copper homeostasis protein CutC — protein sequence MFIEFIATTLEDALLIEQSGADRIELVSALTEGGLTPSHSLIEAVVNRVSIPVNVMVRPHSQSFCYSHDDFSIMKNDIKIIRSLGANGVVLGVLNEKHEVNQHMLEELLMECNDIEVTFHRAIDCTTSPVQAAKTLSQYKEITTILTSGGNDEFSSRLQTIQKMKTVCKHVSILVGGGLNTSNILSVHSTVKTGHYHFGTAVRKDHSLIEGIDLAKAKEIVQILKDEERKSV from the coding sequence ATGTTCATAGAATTTATTGCGACAACATTAGAAGATGCTCTATTAATTGAACAATCGGGGGCAGATCGGATTGAGTTAGTATCCGCTTTAACAGAGGGAGGCTTAACACCAAGTCACTCCTTAATTGAAGCCGTAGTTAACCGTGTAAGCATTCCCGTCAATGTAATGGTAAGGCCACATAGCCAATCATTTTGTTACTCTCATGACGACTTTTCAATCATGAAAAATGATATAAAGATAATCCGTTCATTAGGTGCAAATGGTGTTGTACTAGGAGTGTTAAATGAGAAACATGAAGTCAACCAACACATGCTTGAAGAGTTATTGATGGAATGTAATGATATAGAGGTTACATTTCATCGGGCAATTGATTGTACAACTAGCCCTGTTCAAGCAGCTAAAACATTATCCCAATACAAAGAAATAACAACTATTTTAACTTCTGGTGGAAATGATGAATTTTCCAGTCGCTTGCAAACCATTCAGAAAATGAAAACAGTATGTAAGCATGTTTCAATTTTAGTTGGAGGTGGGTTAAATACAAGCAATATTCTTTCTGTTCATTCAACAGTAAAAACGGGACATTATCATTTTGGTACAGCTGTACGAAAAGATCATAGTCTGATCGAAGGGATTGATCTAGCAAAAGCGAAAGAAATTGTTCAAATATTAAAAGATGAAGAAAGAAAATCAGTATAA
- a CDS encoding DUF554 domain-containing protein has translation MILIGALVNGIGVSIGTLLGSLLRRIPDSMKHTVMNVMGLAIIVMGVQMGFKSENFLIVILSLAIGAVIGELFTLEDKLTNIGGWLEKKIGSSKEGSISQGFITGTLVFVVGAMGIIGALDSGIRGNHDVLYTKTIIDTFVALILTTTLGIGVLFSAIPVILYEGSIAIFATQIERFIPHALMNSFITEMTATGGIMIIAIGSNLVGITNIKVANLLPGIVITALLVSIIYGFKLHF, from the coding sequence ATGATTTTAATAGGGGCTTTAGTAAATGGAATAGGCGTAAGTATCGGTACTTTATTAGGGAGTCTACTTCGTCGTATACCAGATAGCATGAAACACACTGTCATGAATGTAATGGGTTTAGCCATTATCGTTATGGGAGTACAAATGGGATTTAAAAGTGAAAATTTCCTTATCGTGATTTTAAGTCTTGCTATAGGGGCAGTAATTGGGGAGTTATTTACCTTAGAAGATAAACTAACTAACATAGGAGGTTGGTTAGAGAAAAAAATTGGTTCAAGCAAAGAAGGCAGTATATCTCAAGGATTTATAACGGGAACGCTAGTATTCGTCGTTGGAGCAATGGGTATCATTGGTGCTTTAGATAGTGGAATTAGAGGTAATCATGATGTGTTATATACAAAAACGATTATAGATACATTTGTAGCCTTAATATTGACTACAACTCTAGGGATTGGGGTCTTATTTTCTGCAATTCCAGTTATTTTATATGAAGGTTCAATTGCTATTTTTGCAACTCAAATTGAGCGTTTTATTCCTCATGCTTTAATGAATAGTTTTATTACTGAAATGACCGCTACCGGTGGAATTATGATTATTGCCATCGGTTCAAATTTAGTAGGGATTACCAACATCAAAGTGGCTAATCTTCTTCCTGGAATCGTAATAACTGCACTGCTTGTTTCAATTATTTACGGTTTTAAATTACATTTTTAA
- a CDS encoding YxcD family protein, whose protein sequence is MGSLSISEQDIINALCVYISQKKQIKPQEVEVELMYDDRYGFSAEAFVDGRKQVLITANLIEAIRLWLNEYSNRDPYADIKLVLDDEEGIIALIN, encoded by the coding sequence ATGGGGAGCTTAAGCATTTCTGAGCAAGATATTATTAATGCCCTTTGTGTTTATATCTCTCAAAAAAAGCAAATAAAGCCTCAAGAAGTCGAAGTAGAGCTCATGTATGATGATCGCTACGGATTTTCCGCGGAAGCTTTCGTAGACGGGCGAAAGCAAGTCTTAATTACTGCAAACTTAATTGAAGCTATTCGATTATGGCTTAACGAATATTCGAACAGAGATCCTTACGCTGACATCAAGCTAGTGCTAGATGATGAAGAAGGTATTATTGCACTAATCAATTGA
- a CDS encoding LysR family transcriptional regulator: MSLAKYEVFDTVVELGNLTKAAEALNLTQSAVSYSIANLEAELGFPLLIRSRSGITLTSNGQRILKYIRTILHWDEKMKQEAACINGLEVGSVRIGAFTSVCIQWLPRWIKHFKQEHPFIEIKILQGGYQDIEQWIANGVVDFGFVSLPTLEGFETIPLKKDRLVCILPYNHPLGNQDKIRIEQLENESIIIQKSGYDHDIKRVFKETGVTLKNAFEMADDQAIIAMVENELGVSVIPELVLQGLPHNVTILSIEPAQHRFISIAASSLKEISPAAKKFIEYIKTLLKSH, translated from the coding sequence ATGAGTCTTGCCAAATATGAAGTTTTTGACACTGTTGTTGAGCTGGGTAATCTAACTAAAGCTGCGGAAGCTTTAAATTTAACTCAGTCCGCTGTTAGTTATTCTATCGCAAATCTTGAAGCTGAACTTGGCTTTCCGTTACTTATTAGAAGTCGGTCTGGTATCACTTTAACAAGCAATGGGCAGAGAATCTTAAAATATATACGAACGATTCTCCATTGGGATGAAAAAATGAAGCAAGAAGCCGCCTGTATCAATGGACTTGAAGTTGGTTCAGTTCGGATAGGAGCATTTACAAGTGTTTGTATTCAATGGCTTCCTAGATGGATAAAGCATTTTAAACAAGAGCATCCCTTTATAGAAATTAAGATTTTACAAGGAGGCTATCAAGATATTGAACAATGGATTGCTAATGGAGTTGTAGATTTTGGTTTTGTTAGCTTACCTACGTTAGAAGGTTTTGAAACGATACCTCTAAAAAAAGATAGGTTAGTTTGTATCCTTCCATACAATCACCCTCTTGGTAATCAAGATAAAATCCGTATTGAACAATTAGAGAATGAATCCATTATCATACAAAAGTCTGGTTATGATCACGATATAAAACGCGTATTTAAAGAGACCGGTGTTACTCTTAAAAACGCATTCGAAATGGCTGATGATCAAGCTATTATAGCCATGGTAGAAAATGAACTAGGTGTGAGCGTCATTCCTGAATTAGTTCTGCAAGGTCTCCCGCATAACGTTACCATTCTTAGTATAGAGCCAGCACAACATCGATTTATCAGCATTGCGGCGTCATCCCTAAAAGAAATCTCTCCTGCTGCCAAAAAGTTTATTGAATATATAAAAACGTTGTTAAAGTCACACTAA